A stretch of the Halorussus salinus genome encodes the following:
- the otsB gene encoding trehalose-phosphatase, with protein sequence MVSDDSEPNARTDPTETDHEIPAPLRDNLHAIVTELVAHEGLLVALDFDGTLAAIERRPDEAAIPDPTREAVAALAAAENVEVAVVSGRELADVRERVGLPGVSYAGNHGLEIHADEYEVHPTAREAEADIADLCDLLGDRLADVEGVIVENKGVTATVHHRLVDDDEVPAVENAVETLVAARDDVRLTTGKDVLELRPAVEWDKGEAVRELYDELVPDDQRWLPVYLGDDTTDEAAFSVLDERGLGVKVGEDPATEAPYRVADPDSVRAILTWLSDYGVGFLDADRRGVPVGTA encoded by the coding sequence ATGGTTTCCGACGACTCCGAACCGAATGCACGCACCGACCCGACCGAGACCGACCACGAGATTCCGGCCCCGCTCCGGGACAACCTCCACGCCATCGTGACGGAACTGGTGGCCCACGAGGGCCTGCTGGTCGCGCTCGACTTCGACGGGACGCTGGCGGCCATCGAGCGCCGCCCCGACGAGGCCGCCATCCCCGACCCGACCCGCGAGGCGGTCGCCGCGCTCGCCGCCGCGGAGAACGTCGAGGTCGCGGTCGTCAGCGGCCGGGAACTCGCCGACGTGCGCGAGCGCGTCGGCCTGCCCGGCGTCTCCTACGCCGGGAACCACGGTCTCGAAATCCACGCCGACGAGTACGAGGTCCACCCGACCGCCCGCGAGGCCGAGGCGGACATCGCCGACCTCTGTGACCTCCTCGGCGACCGACTCGCGGACGTAGAGGGCGTCATCGTGGAGAACAAGGGCGTGACCGCGACGGTCCACCACCGACTCGTTGACGACGACGAGGTCCCCGCGGTCGAGAACGCCGTCGAGACGCTGGTCGCCGCCCGCGACGACGTGCGCCTGACCACCGGCAAGGACGTGTTGGAACTCCGGCCCGCGGTCGAGTGGGACAAAGGCGAGGCGGTCCGGGAACTCTACGACGAACTGGTCCCCGACGACCAGCGGTGGCTCCCGGTCTACCTCGGCGACGACACGACCGACGAGGCGGCGTTCAGCGTGCTGGACGAGCGCGGTCTCGGCGTCAAGGTCGGCGAGGACCCCGCAACCGAGGCACCCTATCGCGTGGCTGACCCCGACTCGGTCCGAGCGATACTGACGTGGTTGAGCGACTACGGCGTCGGTTTCCTCGACGCCGACCGCCGGGGCGTCCCGGTCGGCACCGCGTGA
- a CDS encoding alpha,alpha-trehalose-phosphate synthase (UDP-forming), with protein sequence MNTNTTGATAESAAETVAELCEERELVVVSNREPYSHAREEGRLTVDRPAGGLTAALDPVMQAAEGTWVAWGDGDADREVVGPDDAVAVPPDDPAYDLRRVWLTDEQVEGYYRGYSNRVLWPLCHLDTAKMTPREEFWRAYRETNSEFADALLDSTADADRDPVVWFQDYHLALAPRAVRESRSDAFLAHFWHIPWPSQDVFRACPQYEQLLDGLLANDLVGFHTDEYCRNFLDCVESATDARVDRSSRSVAHRGQRTFVRALPLGIDARRQADLAERDAADEWWADFREEEGIDPSTSVAVGVERLDYTKGIEPRLRALERFWADNPEWRGELTYVQKGTESRSGIPAYDALQKRVADAVERVNDRFATEEWTPVVYTTDHLPEEAIAALYREADLGLVTPVRDGMNLVAKEFVAAQTRDPGLLVLSELAGATDQLGDEALLVHPYDTAGFADRLGDALALSRAERRRRVADLQREVHAEDVYDWLESTFETAAAIERGRRSVRTTGPRATDD encoded by the coding sequence ATGAACACGAACACGACAGGGGCGACGGCCGAATCGGCCGCCGAGACAGTCGCCGAACTCTGCGAGGAGCGCGAACTCGTCGTCGTATCGAACCGCGAACCGTACAGTCACGCTCGCGAGGAGGGCCGACTCACCGTGGACCGACCGGCGGGCGGATTGACCGCCGCGCTCGACCCCGTGATGCAGGCCGCCGAAGGGACGTGGGTCGCGTGGGGTGACGGCGACGCCGACCGCGAGGTCGTCGGGCCGGACGACGCCGTGGCGGTCCCGCCCGACGACCCGGCCTACGACCTCCGGCGCGTCTGGCTGACCGACGAGCAGGTCGAGGGCTACTACCGGGGGTACAGCAATCGGGTCCTCTGGCCGCTGTGTCACCTCGACACGGCGAAGATGACTCCGCGCGAGGAGTTCTGGCGGGCGTACCGGGAGACCAATTCGGAGTTCGCCGACGCCCTCCTCGACTCCACCGCCGACGCCGACCGAGACCCCGTGGTCTGGTTTCAGGATTACCACCTCGCGCTGGCCCCGCGGGCAGTCCGGGAGTCGCGCTCCGACGCCTTTTTGGCGCACTTCTGGCACATCCCGTGGCCCTCGCAGGACGTGTTCCGGGCCTGCCCGCAGTACGAGCAGTTGCTCGACGGACTCCTCGCCAACGACCTCGTGGGCTTTCACACCGACGAGTACTGCCGGAACTTCCTCGACTGCGTGGAGTCGGCGACCGACGCCCGCGTGGACCGGTCCAGTCGGAGCGTCGCCCACCGGGGCCAGCGCACCTTCGTCCGGGCGCTCCCGCTCGGCATCGACGCCCGACGACAGGCCGACCTCGCCGAGCGCGACGCCGCCGACGAGTGGTGGGCCGACTTCCGCGAGGAGGAAGGCATCGACCCGAGTACGAGCGTCGCGGTCGGCGTCGAACGCCTCGACTACACGAAGGGCATCGAACCTCGCCTCCGCGCGCTCGAACGCTTCTGGGCCGACAACCCCGAGTGGCGCGGCGAGTTGACCTACGTCCAGAAGGGCACCGAGAGCAGGTCGGGCATCCCGGCCTACGACGCGCTCCAGAAGCGAGTCGCCGACGCCGTAGAACGCGTCAACGACCGGTTCGCCACCGAGGAGTGGACGCCGGTCGTCTACACCACCGACCACCTGCCCGAGGAGGCCATCGCGGCGCTCTACCGGGAGGCCGACCTCGGTCTCGTGACGCCGGTCCGGGACGGGATGAACCTCGTCGCCAAGGAGTTCGTCGCGGCCCAGACCCGCGACCCCGGTCTCCTCGTGTTGAGCGAACTCGCGGGCGCGACCGACCAGTTGGGCGACGAAGCCCTCCTCGTCCACCCCTACGACACCGCGGGGTTCGCCGACCGACTCGGGGACGCTCTCGCGCTGTCGCGCGCCGAGCGCCGCAGGCGCGTCGCCGACCTCCAGCGGGAGGTCCACGCCGAAGACGTGTACGACTGGCTAGAATCGACCTTCGAGACCGCGGCCGCCATCGAGCGCGGCCGTCGCTCGGTCCGGACGACCGGACCCCGAGCGACCGACGACTGA